The nucleotide sequence CTCCGCGCCGACCTTCTGCCCGAACTTGCGCTCCAGCGAGGCGATGAAGCGATTGAGCTCCATCTGCCGCCCCAGGTCGAGGGCCTTCTCGAGCTGGGCCTCCATGTCGGGCCCCTTGTTCCCCATTTCGCCGAAGAAGACGTTGCCCAGGATCGTGTCCTCGACGTGGAGCTGGTCCTGGGCCACCACGCTGAAGTAGGCGCGTAGGTCGTCCAGGCGCATCTTGCGGATGTTCACCCCGTCGATCCGGATGCTTCCGCGGTTGCCGTCGTAGAGGCGCATCAATAAATTCAGCAGGGTGCTCTTGCCCGCGCCGCTCTGGCCGACGATCAGGACCTTCTGCCCCGGTTCGGCGCGGAAGCTGACGTTACGCAGCCCGCCGATCCCGCGGGCGTATTGGAACCAGACGCCGAGGAATTCGACCCTGCCCTCGCGGCGTTCCGGTACGACGGGGTGCTCGGGCTCGGCGATCGGGGTGGTGTTTTCGAAGATCGAAAAGACGGTCCGAATGCCGATCAAGCCCGCCTGCAGGTAAGCCGTCGCGCGGACGAACTGCGAGAGCGGCCGGAACAGCAGCCCCAGGCAGATCATGTAGGCCAGGACCTCGCCGTGACTCAGCTGCCCTTGGATGATCTGGCGCCCGCCGTACCACAGCGCCGCCAGCAGCACGGCGGAGGCGAGGAAGCCGATCAGGATGGCGTTGCCGGCGTAGACCATCGTGCGTTCGATGCGGAATTTCTTGTCTTGATTCAAGACCTCCTCGAAGCGGTCGCCCTCGCGCAGCCCGCCGCCGAAGATCTGGAAGAGCTTGGCGGAGTGGTAGGCGCGGTCCAGGATTTTCAGGATTTGGTCGTTCTTGGTCTGCAACTGGGAGGCGACCTCGGCCATGTAGCGGTTGAGGCGGCGGATGTAGAGGACGACGAAGGGCACGAGGGCGGAGAGGATCAGCGTCAGCCGCCAGTCGATGACGGTGGCGGCGACGGTAAGTAAAAGGATGTTTACCGACTCGCGCAGACAGACATAGGCGAAGGTCTCGACCAAGACCTTGATCATCATGACGCTGTAGGTGAGCTTGGAGACCAGCTTGCCGGCGGCGTTGTTTTCGAAATAGGTGAGCGGCAGGCGCATCTGGTAGCGGAACAGGTCGCGGCGGATCTCGGTGACCAGGTCCATCGAGAAGGTCGTGACCAGGCGCTGCTCGTAATAGCGGAGGACGGCGTGGAGCAGGTAGATCCCAAGTCCGCCCAGGATCACCCAGTTGAGCAGGGCGTAGTCCTGCTTGGGGACGATGTAATCCAAGACGAACCGCGACAGAAAGGGCAAGGCGAGGCCGAGGACGCCGCCGAGGACGATCAAGGCCGAGATGCCGAGGATCGTCTTCTTGTGGCGGCCGACGTAGCCCAAAAAACGCGCCCAGTAGATTTGGTCGCGCAGGGCCTTGAAGCGCTTGGCGCGGTCGCGGCGCTTGGTTTCGCGCGCGGCGCGATGACGTTCGCGGTGGGTCGGCTTTTTGAAAAAGGGGAGCGTGATCAATGCCGCGAAAACTCGCCCATCCCCGCGGGGGAGTCAAGGGGCGATCGCCAGTGCCTTCATTTCCTGAATCGTCTCCGGCGTCCCGATAATCCCCACCCCGGGATCCGTATCGTCCGCGTCGCGGAATTGGAAGAGCAGCTGCACGATGGGCCGGACGGGCTCGTAGCTCGGCCCGCGCGGGAAGCCGTCGCCGTCGGCGTCGACGTAGGGGTCGTTGAGGCGTACCTGCGAGACCTCGATCTCGGGGACCGAGGCGCCGAGGGCCTGGTTGATCGCGCGGATGAAGAGATTGGCCGTATAGGCGTGCCCGCTGTGCGAGAAGTGCACGCCGTCCAGGCAGAAGAACCCGCCCGCGCCCCATTCGGCGGTGTAGGTCGTGCCCTCGACGGTCTGCGGCGCTCGCAGAGAGGCGTTCAGGTCGACGAGATGCAGGGAGTGCTTCGCCGTCAGCTCGGCGAGGATTTGGTTCAAGGCGGCAATCCGCGCCTGGATCGGTGCCGCTTCTTCGGCGGTCAGGACCGAGCTGTCCACCAGGTGCTCCGTCAGCGTCGCCTCCCACTCGCGGCCGGCGAGTAAATCGGTGTAGATACGCAGGGCGGCGGGGAGGCTCATCCGGGCGCCCTCCGGCAGACGGTCGGCGGGGACCGTCAAGCCCGTCCAGCGTTTCACCGTCTCGCCCGAGACCAGGTAGGCGATCTGCGTGATGTCGGGGATGTTGCCGACGAAAACCTCTGCGCCGGTCGCGGCCAATTTCCCCAAGACAAAATCCATGTTCGCCCGGAATTCCTCCGGAGGCGTCATCGCCGCCGCGACGCCGGCGGACGTGTAATTCTCGTTGCCGATCTGGACCACCGAGCCCAGCACGTCGTTGTTGAGCCAAAGGGTCATGATCTTGGGCGTGGCGGGATTCGCGTCTTTCCATTTCTCTGCCAGCCAGAGCGCGGCATCGAGCTGGCTGGTGGGCTCTCCGCGGTATTCGGAAAAGGCGATCGGCGCCAGGGTGCGGTCGCGGAGACTGCTCGCGGAGCTCAGCGCCTCGCCCGTGGCCTTGGTCTCGAAAATGCTCTTGGAGTCCTCGCCCGAGATGCCGAGGAGGGTGGGGATCTTGTCGGGGTTTTTGCGCGGCCCGTCGACCGCGAGCAGGGGCATGGTCAGCGTGCCGCCATAGGCCTTGGCGAG is from Deltaproteobacteria bacterium PRO3 and encodes:
- a CDS encoding ABC transporter ATP-binding protein, whose product is MITLPFFKKPTHRERHRAARETKRRDRAKRFKALRDQIYWARFLGYVGRHKKTILGISALIVLGGVLGLALPFLSRFVLDYIVPKQDYALLNWVILGGLGIYLLHAVLRYYEQRLVTTFSMDLVTEIRRDLFRYQMRLPLTYFENNAAGKLVSKLTYSVMMIKVLVETFAYVCLRESVNILLLTVAATVIDWRLTLILSALVPFVVLYIRRLNRYMAEVASQLQTKNDQILKILDRAYHSAKLFQIFGGGLREGDRFEEVLNQDKKFRIERTMVYAGNAILIGFLASAVLLAALWYGGRQIIQGQLSHGEVLAYMICLGLLFRPLSQFVRATAYLQAGLIGIRTVFSIFENTTPIAEPEHPVVPERREGRVEFLGVWFQYARGIGGLRNVSFRAEPGQKVLIVGQSGAGKSTLLNLLMRLYDGNRGSIRIDGVNIRKMRLDDLRAYFSVVAQDQLHVEDTILGNVFFGEMGNKGPDMEAQLEKALDLGRQMELNRFIASLERKFGQKVGAEGLGYSRGELQKLALMRAAAKDAPIVLMDEPTASLDHRSERGVLKIIAEHFRNKTVLIISHRPLPQLHPDWVVVLKKGTVEAQGRHEDLIARSAYYRELLAQGGEEPIPVPAL